The sequence below is a genomic window from Phaenicophaeus curvirostris isolate KB17595 chromosome 16, BPBGC_Pcur_1.0, whole genome shotgun sequence.
GAGgctgaagaagggaagaaaaggggtATAATTTTCTTAATGACGTTTCTGTCACAAGAATAGTCTACAATAGCATACACTATttctgttggaagggacctacaacgATCATCTAGTCCCACTGCCTGACCAATTCAGGACTGACCAAGTCAGCAAGTCATTCAGGGCATTGTCTAAGcacctcttaaacactgacaggcttggggcatcGACCagctctctaggaagcctgttccagtgtctgaccACCCTCTTGGTAAAAAACGTCCAGtttaaacctcccttggtgcggCTTTGAACCATTCAGCTTGTCTAGGTTTGGTGTACACTCAGAATTATATATTTATCATAAGGACgagtttgtttgattttaacTACCAGCGTGATTTGGAAGTGTGCACCATCCCGAATGATGTTAATGGTGACAAGCAGGAAGGCAGCAAACTATCAAAAGCCTTTTCTTAAAGTTTAGATTGATTACACtggtaaaattatttaaaaccaCTATGTAACAAAGTAAACAAAGGTACTTCCCATTTCCAAATAAAACTCAAACCCAGCTTGGGAGTGGAGCTAGTCAGAACTGGCAGCCATCACACCACAGAAAGCAAAGCCATCTTCCATTCAGAGAAGGAAGACTACTGTGAACAGTGAGAACTTGTGTTGCTAGAGTTTTTCCAGTTAAGGTTAGCAAGTAATATTTGATAGCTCCAGCCCTGATGGAAAGCCTCATAATCTTGTAGCTCTGTAACTTTCTGTTTTAATGCTTGACTAGCTGACGCTTTGcgaaatacattttcttctgctttctctccagcTTTGTGAAACGGTCGATAAAAACTCATTTTGTTGAGgcaaaacaaattaaactttATCAAGGGAAGGTGCTGGCAGGCACACTCGTGAGAGGGCAACTGAAGTCCATTACGGGGCTGCCACAGATTGGGGCAGGGGTGAAAAAAAGGACTTCAAAACAAACTCACTGGAACAGAAACCCCCAAAAAGGTTATCAAAGGCTGCACAGTTGATCTTGCAACCCTTAAATCAACAGAAGCTTTATCAAACCTTCCATAACCACGGCAAAGCAatccatatccctcaggacacAAAATAACAGATCCCCAAACCACTCACAGTTAGTTAAACATTTCTGATGTCAAAGAGCAGATGAGCAAGCATACTCTTCTGGTGAACCCCTCTTCCCtcagaagagattttaaaattaatcttacCGCTGCGCAAACACCACTTACTTGATGTGATTCATCAACTCCTTGGCACATCACACCGCTCCACCTACCCCATTCCCCCCTTATCCTTGCTGCCTGTGCACTGTGCACCCAGCTCTCACCTCATCCTTGCCCAAGAGCACCTTTGTGGTGAGCGAGGGCCTGCCCACGTTGTCACCGATCGTGTTGGGGTCCACGTAGACGATGGTGCCCAGCTTGCCGTACTGGGTGACCACCACAAGGATGGAGTTGGAAAATGCCGTGCACACCACCTCAGTGGGGACCCCGCGCACCACCGCCTCGTGCTGCTTGGACATCACGATGGGATTTGCTTCCAttgctgtgggaaaaaaaaccccaacaaaacaataaaacaaagttAGATTAGAAACACAGAGCGGGGGGTATAAAAAGCCCAGCTTCTTCCCTCTGTTTATGCTCCAACAGGCACAGATGGGCTGGATggtctgaaaggtcttttccaacctagtgattccatgattctatgacttggaatcacagagtcacagaatggtttgggtcggaagtgaccttaaagatcataaagttccaaccccccggccatgggcagggatatgtCCCACCAGACCGGGTTGTTCGAAGTCTCATCCACCCcagccttgagcacctccagggacgggacACCCTTGGCTTCTCTGGGAAATCTAATGCCCAGGTTAAGCAGATTTCGGAGCACCTGGAGGGGCGTGTGGCCAGGCAGGGGCACCCGGTCCCTGagcaggatcatagaatagtttgggttggaagggaccttaaagcccatccagttccaccccgctgcgatgggcagggacacctcccatgggatcaggctgcccaaggcctcatccaacccggccttgagcccctccagggatggggcagccacagcttccctgggcaacctgggctagggcctccccaccctcatggtgaagaaattcctccttatatttagcctaaacctgcccctctccagtttatacccactgccccccGTCCTAGCACCACAAGCCTTCGTgaacagcccccccagccccctcacagaacggtttgggttagaagagaccttaaagcccacccagtcccccCCGCCacgggcagggccacctccctgCGCCGGGCGCTCtccccgccccgcagcccccgccgctCGCAGCCCCCGTGCTCGTCGCGGAGGCACCGGGACCGAGTCTCCATctccccggccccggccccggccccgccgcccctaCCCGGCCCCGCGCGCTGGGCGGAAGCGCCGCCTCCTCCGGCCGCTGCGGCGCGCGGCGATGGCGCAGGGCGGGCCCTCCCGGCCCCGGGACAGCGCCCCCCGCCGGGGAGAGCGGGCAGCGGGGTTGGGGGGACGTGGTTGTGGCCCCCCCCCGCtcctcccttgtgagacctcagctggagcgCCGTGTCCCGCTCTGGGAGCCTCGGcgtaaggaggagatggagctgttaaagcgggtccagaggaggctgcaaggatgatccgagggctggagcagctcccataggggacaggctgagagttgggggtgttcagcctggagaagagaaggctctgaggagac
It includes:
- the PSMG3 gene encoding proteasome assembly chaperone 3, with protein sequence MEANPIVMSKQHEAVVRGVPTEVVCTAFSNSILVVVTQYGKLGTIVYVDPNTIGDNVGRPSLTTKVLLGKDEPLVHVCAKNLVAFVSQEAGNKPVLLAMALKDKTMEGIQALREVIRSCQVW